A segment of the Meles meles chromosome 4, mMelMel3.1 paternal haplotype, whole genome shotgun sequence genome:
CAGGTAAACATAAGGTGCCTACCAAGCACACATAGCTTCAAGCCAAGTCTGTGAGGCCTCTTCCCACAAAGTGGTGGTCCCTTAAATCCCTTCTGTATAAAAATTATGCAATTACTCTGAAACCTAGGTCATACAGTTGAGGGATAAGCAGATTTGGTTGTAAATTCAAATGGTGTAAACTCAAAAAATTTACCTAGTGAAACTGAGATATAGCTAGCATTAGATTCTTCTGTCTTGGAAGACCCTCTTTGTCTTGGAAACAGGAGGTATTTAAGTTCATTATAAACAAGGGACTCTGATTCAATACTTCACTCCCCACATAATCAATAAAATATTCCTTGAAGTTGACAAATTCCTTTTGCAATTCAATATATTAACcttgtacattgaaaactatCAATACACCACTGTCAAAACGATGTGTGAAAGGCAGTACAATTGGATGAAGAAACTGGAATTTGTAGCCAAAAATTTTACTAAACTGTCCCTTtgtaaaataactataaaatacaCATGAAGTCATTGAAGTGCTAGAGTAAGCCCCTTTGTTATTTTAGAAGCTTACAGGATGCTTATAGTTAATAAATTTTAGGAAATCTTTTTATACTtgcacaataataataatttctccTTGTAAGTCTGGAGTCTCCTAGACCATTTCCCCATCTTTTTAAAACTGTACAgctttaaaattgtttattaaaataaaaaataaaattgctccACTTCTTCCATTATCCTGACAGAGGTTAAATGATAGATATGAGGGATTCAGTTTTCCCTTTTGAAAATGGatgaattaagaaacaaaaccagaaacaggtaaaaaacaaaaccggGTTTAGAGCTAGATAATGTAGTTTTTAATTCTGTCTTTATTCCCTACTAGTTCTGTAACCTTGaacaaatttcttaaatattcgatgtttcaatttcttcatctataaaatagtatTAACTATCTCTATCCTACTGGGCAGTTCTGAGAATTATCAATGTCTGATACAATTGCTGGCACCCAGGACCCACTGCATGGATGAGATACTGTAATGAGGCTATTTAGTTGAAATGCCTGCTTAGGTGTGAGTGGAAGGCACATACCCAGTCGCTTTCCTCTAGCTTCTCCAGACTTTTGAGATCCCATTTGAAGGATATCACGACTCCTCAGAGGAGTTCTGTCCAACACAGCAGGATTTCATGGTTTCTGAACTTTGACTTTGCCAGCAACTTCACTAGCTTCTTAAAGAATTGCTCCTCAGTGGCCACTGTGTCTTATTAGGTAAActtctcccatttttttaaagattttatttatttatttgacaaagatcacaagtgggcagagaggcagcagggagagagagggggaatcagactccctgctgagcagagagcccaatgtggggcttgatcccaggaccccgcaaTCATGACCCgacaatggcagaggctttaacccactgagccacccaggcaccccaaacttctCCCATGTTTAAGGGCTTCATTTCTTTGGGCTGTTTTGCCTAGCGGTGGACACTTTATGAAACAGtgaatttttttgtcttctagtcCTAGAGTTTAAAAtcctggaattttttaaataggaCTGTAAGCCATTTTGGGGGGCACTTTTGAAAAGTTATAAGAGATGTGTAGACCCCTTCACCTGGCTGTGTTTTCATACAAGAAAAAGTCTTGAATTAAACATGGACTGTGTTCTCCACTCTCTCATTGTGGGAATTCACAGTACCTGGACAGACAAAATCTGACTTGTATCTGCCTCCCTGGATGGGACTAATAGAAAAGTAAAGGAGGATGCCCCGAACGTTGGGCCTTTTTGGAAGTTTCTTGGCTGAAAGCAGCTAGATTCTTACTGCTGCTCGAGGTTCTCATCTAGGgagaaattttgaagaaaaacaggcaCCTTTGGTGATCACGAACTTCACAAACTCCTTGCCTCCTCGCCCTTATCATATGCTGCCCCATATATTATTATCCTGACCCTTAAAGTTAGTTACACTTTCCTCCTAGCTTTGCACTTACACCTGGTGCATTGATAAGACCCCAATAAAAGTGTAGACAAAGCTTGGCTTGAGGCCTTTTGCAACTAGAGCGTCAGGCCCCAggcctctcctttctcctactaAGGTGTCTGGAGTAATCTTTTCATTCACCATCTCGGGGTTTGCTGGCCAAACCTGACATCTTATAATTAAGCACATGATTAAACATTCATGTCCAGTTAAGTCActttcaattttattcatttcaaaatctattcattaacttattcaacaaatatttaaggaaatatgACATTTCAGCCAATGTTCCAAGCTCAGAAATTAGGAATGACAGGAAATTGTGTAAGACAGGATCAGTCTGTCCTGGAGGAGTTTTTTTCCTCCACTAGAAAGATTCAAGCATCTTGGGAGTAATCCCAAAATAAAActaagataaaaatcatatctaATGGTACTTCCAATTTCCCTTTTCAAGGGGTCATATCCCAGAATGTTTCCTGTCCTTTGCCCTAATCCTGTTTATGAGCTTCCTGCCCTCTTGGACCCTCCTTTAATTAAAAGTGAacacctaggggcgcctgggtggctcagtgggttaagccgctgccttgggctcaggttatggtctcagggtcctgggatcaagccccacatcgggctttctgctcagcagggagcctgcttccctctctctctctgcctgcctctctgcctgcctctctgcctacttgtgatctctctctctgtcaaataaataaataaaatcttaaaaaaaaaaaagtgaacaccTAGGGAAGAGCATGGTGCTTAGTAAACCAAGTGAATGGAATCAGTATATTAATCTGTCAGAGGTACCcgtgaaataatataaaattggaCACTTCTGTGCGAGGGTCACCCTGGCTGACTCCCTCTCCCTAAGCCACTGAGATGATTGTCTTCTCTGTGGCTGGTCCATGTTAAACCATCCTGAACTCCTGAGCAACACCAGTCTGTAGGTCATTGAGGCCAGTTAATAGGGACTAAGCTAGAAACAATCTATGTCAACACAGCTTCTTCTATATTCTGTTACTATAGCTGAAGGTGATTTTCTGATAGTTTatcaaaaacattatttaattttttagtctTCTAGAGTATAACTGGAGGAAAGTGTTTTTCCTAATTAGACAGTTCTCCTTATATATGATCAGGTACAGACAGGTTAATTTCACTtgataaaatgtatttgtaattaattaatttacattaaagatatttttaggggcacctgggtggctcagtgggttgggccgctgccttcggctcgggtcatgatctcggggtcctgggatcgagtcccgcattgggctctctgctcggcggggagcctgcttccctctctctctctctctgcctgcctctctgtctacttgtgatctctctctatcaaataaataaataatcttaaaaaaaaaaaaaaaaaaaaaaagatatttttaaaatcaattgatACATGGCAATAAGTTCTGTCAATTTCTTTTCTAGTGCGAACTTGTTTTAATTCTGTTATTCTATCTTCCCTAATTACTTCTTTCTATCCCAGGAGTTGGACAACATACACATTCTTCAGCATTTTGAACCCCTGGAAAATATGTGTACTTCAGTGGTGATCAGCAATTTTAGAATCAATATTATTTGATACCCAGTTCTTTATTCATACTGATCATTTTTAGTGGTTCAAAGAGGAAAAACTGTCCTAGAAACTTAAAGAGGGGATTTTTtgtacaattttattaatttataaatcataaaatattggATCTTAGATTGAAAAAGATCTTCTCTATTATCTGGTCAACACCATTACACTTATTCCCTCTTTCTACCCccattattcacattttataaatgagggggaaaaaagagcagagaaaataaaagacttaGTGAGGGACCAGCAGGATCTAGATTTgctggaaggaggaagaaatgagCACAGTAAACACGAAGCTTGTCCTCTGTTCATAGGAAATTATTCCTGACCCGTAAAGCAACAATTTTACACATTCCTTTGGCTGTATGTAAGGCCTCCAGCTCTTCTTGGTTCCTTTTTCTGTTTGCAGTTTGTAATGACCTTGGTCATCTTACCATATTTCATGAGCTGACTCACTTGTGATGCAATGtgtaatttcattaaaatattttttaaaactaaagttCTCTGAATACAGGTGTTATATAAGACATGATCATCTTAGATGTTTTCAATCTTTCCTGttacatgaataaacattttaaaatcatcttgCTCTGagcttaaaataaatgttttaaatccCAATGCTTATaaggattataaaatattttcatgttccaAGCAATTGCATATGCTTCAGTGAAATTTTgaaatagctttttttctttacatactAAGAAATGCTATACAAATACTCGAGGCCCATTTTAACTGCTTCTAATTTGAAgtgtctttctcattttatttttttagtgatgACATcttttgaaactaataatagatATGATATTATCTATCTGGACCTAATGGTTTACTTTGTAACTGAAGACACAGACGACTTTACCAGAAATGCTTATCGGACTCTAAGGCCCTTCGTCCTCCGGGTCACCGACTGTATGGGCCGAGAAATCATGACAATGCAGAGACCTTTCAGATGCACCTGCTGTTGCCTCTGTTGTCCCTCCGCCAGGCAAGAGGTCAGAGAATGCAGGTCTTATCTCTGGTTTCTTCCTGATCCAAGTCTTCCCAGCACGCTTGTGCTCCTTCCAGAATGACACAGGAGGGGATTTTCACTGGCTCTGATGatcagaatgaaagaagagagtggggggtgggggggaggccaCATTGTCTCACGCAAGGAAAAGCGCAGAGGGCTTTTtcttgtggattcttgccttccAGTGCTAGTCGGGGGGTCAGGCACAAATTCGGGTTATTTATTCAGCGACCATAATTCTGTCAGTTGTGTCTAGTGAATTGGAAATGTATTGATGACCTAAAACAGAAGTCCCACACATTTGTCTAAATGTAGCTACGTATCCCCAGATAAGATGTCGCTGGACATCATCGAATACTTTTAGAATTGGAAGAGACCTTGGATGACTTTACGCTCCCCATCCCAGTCCACACTTGCCACAGATAAAGAAGGGGTGGCTCAGAAAGATGAAGTGCCTGGTGAGGTTACAGTCCCCTGAGGGCGGGACCTACAGAGCAGGCGTTCTGAGTTACAGTTGGGTTCCTTGTCTACAACCCATGTGGCTCTAGGAAGGCTGTTTGCTGCAGGGAAAGAAGCAGCTTTAGTGAGAGGTCCACGAGAATTTCGAATCCCGGATATGTCACCTACTTAAATGGTGCAATTTACTTAacttctttgggcctcagtgTGCTGGTGCATAAATATGCACAACAATACCCCATAGGATTCCTGGGATATTTAAAAGACATAGTAAGTGCCAgcacacattatatgttaatttatttacAACCATCACTGTGTTTTGATTTCCTAtaagatggaaataataatagtatctgtACACAGGATTGCTTTGAAGATTAAGTagtaaataaatgttaactgttCATTACAGTACCTGGCAGATAGTACAGTGCTCAGAGAACGTTGTTCCCAGGTATCTTCCTCCATCATTACTGTTTCTGTAATTATGGCCTGATATTTGAGATGAATCTTCACCTTTAATCCTTAATCCTTT
Coding sequences within it:
- the LOC123940324 gene encoding phospholipid scramblase 4-like; the encoded protein is MTSFETNNRYDIIYLDLMVYFVTEDTDDFTRNAYRTLRPFVLRVTDCMGREIMTMQRPFRCTCCCLCCPSARQELEVQCPPGDTIGFVAEHWNLCRAVYSIQNEKKENVMRVRGPCSTYGCGSDSVFERMRKREHKQGEREK